A single genomic interval of Terriglobus albidus harbors:
- a CDS encoding carboxypeptidase regulatory-like domain-containing protein: protein MDSRRHVLAVFILFLFGLFGAGRSFAQVDQGSVAGIIRDPQNSVIAGAKVKLINKETNLTLTRSTDRSGAYNFTPIKIGTYSLTIEAPGFASETHDNIKVSVSQTVGLNLILKPGSTSETITVTAETELQAQEASTGQVFSSQVINDMPLDGRNYVFAAQLTTGASAPNQGFRQVAGAGDFTSNGNRVSQNNFILDGVDNNSNMQDFLNGATYAVRPPADALAEFKVASSDYSAELGRGTGAAINASIKSGANQFHGSLWEYLRNDRMNALDYFATSRTSYHFNQFGATLGGPIWKDKLFFFADAQGTLINAYNPAVPNMTVPTARQRVGDFSELLDANNTAGRGVVHLYQPGGTATATIGGPAIPGADPRYLSCNGAQNVICSSQLNPVALKVLSLYPLPNAANTHQAFNNYTAPATAVTNNTTQYDVRIDYNFSSKDQMFGRYSYSNNPTNYAPLLGILDGGSFGTTGQNSNYGKSGVLSETHFFNPTLSNEFRVGFNWLSAGYLGPNAANPGFAASLGYGGIPTGKNLGGLPQTNFGDSRSGNDAATQLGTTGYLPSSEVQNVLQIIDNVNKTLGKHTFKTGINFQHVRFYGLQPPNGIGYQNFNGTYTLNPADKVNISGSGLADFLLNSMNNSGLSTVAPSTDLRWYYSAFLQDDWRISPRLTLNLGVRWEYAQPIRELNNKQANFFGTYAGMNQGTGTLLIPQSQSGYPISSTLATTLAANHINVQYTTNNYLVQPKQYNFAPRVGFAYMVDPQTVLRGGFGIFYGGLENIGLGLNLGYNAPFFVNSSFIPTPSQCYNLNGSVTCPTNGQTLETGFGAAATSPAALAAASGIGTIYAQDQNAKSAYNLAYNLSLQHAFSSTLSFTLSYQANRSRHLRMSYNANTYAGYVPSGQNGQNYAPFHDFSIVNVSNGGIGAYDSLQAKVEKKFGAGLYFLAGYTMAHCLDDSFGPIGQSAYGGYRNPNLLGFKYDYGSCTQDVRNRLTFTGQYELPFGHGKAFLNRNAVVDKVAGGWKTSVTFQAQSGNPVFITSSNQGSSYPYQIADPFAVGAPLGMDANGLSLSPTQPQFHCATQTRTRTQWFNPCSFINPPQVVSSGASAANNTINASAAGLLPSGPRGRVGVYGPGFNRTDLSLFKNFHIPYHESSLQLRADAFNLLNTPSFGNPGTSLTGTSGQSITSTRFSGILSDARVIQVGARFAF, encoded by the coding sequence ATGGACTCACGTAGACACGTTCTGGCCGTGTTTATCCTTTTCCTGTTCGGGTTGTTTGGAGCAGGGCGCAGCTTCGCACAAGTAGATCAGGGTTCGGTCGCGGGAATCATTCGTGATCCGCAGAACTCGGTCATCGCCGGTGCCAAGGTCAAGCTGATCAACAAAGAAACCAATCTGACGCTGACTCGTTCAACGGATCGGTCGGGTGCGTACAACTTCACGCCGATCAAGATCGGAACCTACTCTCTGACGATCGAGGCGCCCGGATTTGCCTCGGAGACGCATGACAATATCAAGGTCAGCGTGAGTCAGACGGTCGGTCTGAACCTGATCCTCAAACCCGGCAGCACCTCTGAAACCATCACGGTGACGGCGGAGACGGAGCTGCAGGCGCAGGAGGCATCGACCGGTCAGGTCTTCTCCTCGCAGGTGATCAATGACATGCCTCTGGACGGCCGGAACTACGTCTTTGCGGCGCAGTTGACCACCGGCGCATCTGCTCCGAACCAGGGCTTCCGTCAGGTGGCAGGTGCGGGCGACTTCACTTCGAACGGCAACCGCGTCTCGCAAAACAACTTCATCCTGGATGGCGTCGATAACAACTCCAACATGCAGGACTTCCTCAACGGAGCGACCTATGCGGTGCGGCCTCCGGCGGATGCGCTCGCCGAGTTCAAGGTAGCCAGCAGCGACTACAGCGCTGAACTGGGCCGCGGGACGGGCGCAGCGATCAATGCCTCCATCAAATCCGGCGCCAATCAGTTCCACGGTTCGCTGTGGGAGTACCTGCGCAACGATCGCATGAATGCGCTGGACTACTTCGCCACCAGCCGGACCTCCTATCACTTCAACCAGTTTGGAGCGACCTTAGGCGGCCCGATCTGGAAGGACAAGCTGTTCTTCTTCGCTGACGCGCAGGGAACTCTGATCAATGCCTACAATCCGGCGGTCCCGAATATGACGGTGCCTACCGCACGCCAACGCGTGGGCGATTTCAGTGAGTTGCTCGACGCGAACAATACAGCCGGCCGCGGTGTTGTCCATCTCTATCAGCCCGGTGGAACAGCGACTGCGACCATCGGTGGCCCTGCGATCCCGGGAGCAGATCCGCGCTATCTCTCCTGTAATGGCGCACAGAATGTTATCTGTTCCAGTCAGCTCAATCCGGTCGCGTTGAAGGTGCTGAGCCTGTACCCATTGCCGAATGCGGCCAACACGCATCAGGCCTTCAACAACTACACCGCACCTGCGACCGCGGTAACGAACAACACTACGCAGTATGACGTCCGTATCGACTACAACTTCTCGTCGAAGGACCAGATGTTCGGCCGTTACAGCTACTCGAACAATCCAACGAATTACGCGCCTCTGCTGGGCATTCTGGATGGCGGCAGTTTTGGTACGACAGGGCAGAACTCGAACTACGGCAAGAGTGGTGTCTTGTCCGAAACTCACTTCTTCAATCCGACACTCTCGAATGAGTTCCGCGTGGGCTTCAACTGGCTGTCCGCGGGCTACCTGGGACCAAATGCGGCGAACCCGGGATTTGCGGCAAGTCTGGGATACGGCGGTATTCCGACGGGTAAGAATCTCGGGGGTCTTCCTCAGACGAACTTTGGCGACTCGCGGAGCGGCAACGACGCGGCGACGCAGCTCGGCACCACCGGCTATCTGCCCTCCAGCGAGGTGCAGAATGTGTTGCAGATCATCGACAATGTCAACAAGACGCTCGGCAAGCACACCTTCAAGACCGGCATCAACTTCCAGCATGTACGCTTCTACGGACTGCAGCCGCCCAATGGTATTGGCTACCAGAACTTCAACGGCACCTACACGCTGAATCCGGCGGACAAGGTCAATATCAGCGGTTCGGGTCTGGCCGACTTCCTGTTGAACTCCATGAATAACTCCGGTCTCAGCACGGTCGCACCTTCCACCGATCTGCGCTGGTACTATTCGGCTTTCCTGCAGGACGATTGGCGGATCTCGCCGCGCCTGACCCTCAACCTCGGCGTTCGCTGGGAATATGCGCAGCCCATCCGCGAGCTGAATAACAAACAGGCTAACTTCTTCGGCACCTATGCGGGCATGAACCAGGGCACAGGCACACTGCTGATTCCGCAGAGCCAGTCGGGTTATCCGATCTCGTCGACGCTGGCCACCACTCTTGCCGCAAATCACATCAACGTGCAGTACACCACCAACAACTACCTGGTGCAGCCGAAGCAGTACAACTTCGCCCCGCGCGTGGGCTTTGCCTACATGGTCGATCCGCAGACGGTGCTCCGCGGCGGCTTCGGTATCTTCTATGGTGGCCTGGAGAACATCGGCCTGGGGTTGAACCTGGGCTACAACGCTCCGTTCTTCGTGAACTCGAGCTTTATCCCAACACCTTCGCAATGCTACAACCTCAATGGCTCGGTGACATGCCCCACCAACGGCCAGACACTTGAGACGGGCTTTGGCGCGGCGGCTACCAGTCCCGCGGCGCTGGCTGCGGCCTCCGGTATTGGAACCATCTATGCGCAGGACCAGAATGCGAAGAGCGCGTATAACCTCGCCTATAACCTGTCGTTGCAACATGCGTTCAGCTCCACACTGAGCTTCACGCTGAGCTATCAGGCCAACCGCAGCCGTCATCTTCGGATGAGCTATAACGCCAATACTTATGCGGGCTATGTTCCCAGCGGACAGAACGGGCAGAACTACGCTCCGTTTCATGATTTCTCCATCGTGAATGTCTCGAATGGGGGAATCGGCGCCTACGATTCGTTGCAGGCCAAGGTTGAGAAGAAGTTTGGCGCCGGCTTGTACTTCCTTGCCGGCTACACCATGGCGCACTGCCTCGACGACTCCTTTGGTCCCATCGGGCAGTCGGCTTACGGTGGTTACCGCAATCCAAATCTGTTGGGATTCAAGTACGACTACGGCTCCTGCACGCAGGATGTCCGCAACCGTTTGACCTTCACTGGCCAATATGAACTTCCGTTCGGCCATGGCAAAGCGTTCCTCAATCGCAATGCCGTGGTGGACAAGGTGGCCGGCGGCTGGAAGACAAGTGTGACCTTCCAGGCGCAGAGCGGCAACCCGGTGTTTATTACTTCCTCAAACCAGGGCTCGAGCTATCCGTACCAGATCGCCGATCCGTTTGCTGTGGGTGCGCCACTGGGTATGGACGCGAACGGCCTTTCGCTCAGCCCAACGCAGCCGCAGTTCCATTGCGCAACGCAGACCCGTACACGGACGCAGTGGTTCAACCCCTGCTCGTTCATCAATCCTCCGCAGGTGGTCAGCTCTGGAGCCAGTGCGGCGAATAACACCATCAACGCTTCTGCTGCAGGTCTGCTTCCTTCAGGCCCGCGCGGCCGCGTGGGGGTATACGGCCCAGGCTTCAACCGGACCGATCTCTCCCTCTTCAAGAACTTTCATATCCCGTATCACGAGAGCAGCCTGCAGCTCCGTGCTGATGCTTTCAATCTGCTCAACACGCCTAGCTTCGGCAATCCGGGCACCAGCCTCACAGGTACCTCAGGTCAATCCATTACCAGCACGCGCTTCTCCGGGATTCTGTCAGATGCGCGTGTGATCCAGGTGGGCGCTCGCTTCGCCTTCTAG
- a CDS encoding winged helix-turn-helix domain-containing protein produces the protein MTRSYRFGPFIFDRSLNCLTRSGKDVLLTKRQFHTLGVLLDAGGDVVGPEVFFEKVWVGTSVEKSSLTQTIFMLRRILGRLPNGESYIETVPKQGYRISKGATAQVLVMPSPSGQNRKEFNWYLPGSAILVGWCQIITSFVWRLIM, from the coding sequence ATGACACGTTCTTACCGCTTTGGTCCATTCATCTTCGATCGATCGTTAAACTGTCTCACGAGGTCAGGCAAAGATGTTCTGCTGACCAAACGGCAGTTCCATACGCTTGGGGTTCTTCTGGATGCAGGAGGCGATGTAGTCGGCCCTGAGGTTTTTTTTGAGAAGGTTTGGGTCGGTACCTCGGTCGAGAAGTCCAGCCTTACTCAAACAATCTTCATGCTTCGCCGGATACTCGGTCGATTGCCGAATGGTGAAAGCTATATCGAAACCGTACCGAAACAAGGCTATCGCATCTCGAAGGGTGCGACAGCGCAAGTCTTAGTGATGCCCTCCCCATCAGGCCAGAACAGGAAAGAATTCAACTGGTATCTTCCGGGCAGCGCTATCCTGGTGGGCTGGTGTCAGATTATTACTTCATTTGTCTGGCGCTTGATCATGTAA
- a CDS encoding RNA polymerase sigma factor, translating to MEFHAFNAQYIENLRKGDIPTQNHFVAYFSALIHIKLRSRLQSPQAIEDVRQETFARVLAMLGKETPLRRPEALGAFVNSVCNNVLLEHYRSKTRTQSLDEFDRPELPALDTDIVGQLAAGQLKNKVSEILLGMPSKDRMLLKAVFLEEKDRDEVCKEFGVDREYLRVLLFRAKKEFKTEYLKRARFGSYVQRA from the coding sequence TTGGAATTCCACGCATTCAATGCGCAATATATTGAAAACCTGCGCAAAGGGGACATCCCTACGCAGAACCATTTTGTTGCGTACTTTAGCGCCCTGATTCACATTAAGCTGCGTTCCAGGCTGCAGTCGCCTCAAGCGATAGAAGACGTGCGGCAGGAGACTTTTGCACGCGTGCTGGCAATGCTAGGCAAAGAAACGCCACTGCGCCGTCCGGAGGCGTTGGGCGCGTTCGTAAACTCCGTCTGCAACAACGTGTTACTGGAACACTACCGGTCGAAGACACGTACCCAATCACTGGACGAATTCGATCGACCGGAGCTTCCCGCGCTGGACACAGACATCGTTGGCCAACTGGCGGCCGGCCAACTAAAGAATAAGGTGAGTGAAATTCTGCTGGGTATGCCCAGTAAGGACAGGATGCTACTGAAAGCGGTCTTTCTCGAGGAGAAAGACCGGGATGAAGTTTGCAAAGAGTTTGGAGTAGATCGCGAGTATCTGCGTGTTCTGCTCTTCAGGGCCAAGAAGGAATTCAAGACCGAGTATTTAAAACGGGCCAGGTTTGGATCTTATGTGCAACGAGCATGA
- a CDS encoding CHAT domain-containing protein, protein MRTITVAATLLLLMLLSGSLPVNPEAEYQTARLHFLHGQLEQSQNEATRGYARYLTSKGDWSSRFQLLEAESMLYRGLYSDVMSLLANYPRIQTRTDESIHELTLEAIAFARLHQYEVSKQKLSQAEDLCSEGSFDSCGGVMMAHGLLALERGEFEDSNQQFKNSLSFARKHNDEWLQTASLLNMGASALQQEHFDEAVSYSEQGLKSARALGAENNIQTALGNLGWAYYGLGDNERALELLKEAEQQAVKLGNTRTVIKWLAAEGTVYQKTGDLSQATQAYRQALNLATRIGSKTDIINSLERLAHLSAELGKPLEANQYIREVTPLTRASGNRLHVLDIMLVQGRVAAAERKDKEAEDIFRTVEEDPASQTSMRLGAGHQLAKLYETQGKTLVADRTYKATLAAFVLAQDELKNEDSKLPFVANAAAIYGDYIHFLVQQSKPEEALAVADQSRARTLEQGLGLSTSKRTLSPLLQARTVAQKSDSTLLFYWLDEKQSYLWAITPKKVALYILPARREITDRVERYRKVLLGPSDPSSSGNEDGRALYRMLVAPARDLLRPNSQVVVLADGALSKLNFETLIVSDSEVEPQASHYLVEDLTLLSAPSMLVLANSQAARNEDKKLLLLGDAVSPGPEYPKLPMAATEMGEIEKHFAQGEQTVFSREQATAHAYFQSAPEHYGYIHFVAHAVASNTAPLDSAILLSRNTSSQDDSFKLYARQILQRPIHAELVTISACYGSGMRSYAGEGLVGLSWAFLRAGAHNVIGALWEVSDESTPQLMGGLYQGLEAGLSPPDALRQAKLKLLHSNSNFRKPYYWGPFQLYSGL, encoded by the coding sequence TTGCGGACCATTACGGTTGCAGCCACGCTCCTTCTACTGATGCTTCTTAGCGGTTCGCTCCCGGTCAATCCAGAGGCCGAATACCAAACGGCGCGCTTGCACTTTTTGCACGGGCAACTTGAGCAGAGTCAAAACGAGGCGACCCGAGGGTACGCGCGGTATCTCACATCAAAGGGCGATTGGTCCTCCAGATTCCAACTTCTGGAAGCAGAATCGATGTTGTATCGCGGATTGTACAGCGATGTGATGTCTCTTTTAGCAAACTATCCCAGGATTCAAACCAGGACAGATGAGTCCATTCATGAGTTGACGTTAGAGGCTATAGCATTCGCGCGGCTCCACCAGTACGAGGTTTCTAAGCAGAAACTCTCGCAGGCAGAAGACCTTTGCAGCGAAGGCTCATTCGATAGCTGCGGCGGAGTCATGATGGCGCATGGACTTCTAGCTCTAGAGCGCGGAGAGTTTGAGGACAGTAATCAGCAGTTCAAGAACAGTCTTTCCTTTGCTCGTAAGCACAACGATGAATGGCTGCAGACTGCGTCACTGCTGAACATGGGTGCCTCCGCATTACAGCAGGAGCACTTTGATGAAGCGGTGAGCTATTCGGAACAAGGGTTGAAAAGTGCCCGTGCACTGGGGGCCGAGAACAACATTCAAACGGCGCTTGGGAATCTGGGCTGGGCTTACTACGGGCTGGGTGACAACGAGCGAGCATTAGAACTGCTCAAAGAGGCTGAACAACAGGCCGTCAAATTAGGTAACACACGAACTGTGATCAAGTGGCTGGCGGCTGAGGGTACCGTTTATCAAAAGACAGGTGATCTGTCGCAAGCCACCCAGGCATACCGTCAAGCTCTCAACTTAGCAACGCGGATCGGTAGCAAAACAGACATTATCAATTCGCTGGAACGCCTGGCGCATCTCTCTGCGGAACTGGGAAAGCCGCTTGAAGCGAACCAGTACATCAGAGAGGTCACACCGCTAACGAGGGCAAGCGGGAACCGTCTCCATGTGCTGGACATAATGTTAGTTCAGGGGCGGGTTGCCGCCGCGGAGCGCAAAGACAAAGAGGCCGAAGATATATTTCGCACAGTCGAGGAGGATCCAGCAAGCCAAACCTCGATGAGGCTCGGCGCCGGACATCAGCTCGCAAAACTTTACGAGACACAGGGCAAGACTTTAGTCGCCGATCGTACATACAAAGCAACACTCGCTGCGTTTGTACTAGCTCAGGACGAGCTTAAAAACGAAGATTCGAAGTTGCCCTTTGTTGCAAATGCCGCGGCCATCTATGGCGACTATATTCATTTCCTTGTTCAACAAAGTAAACCGGAAGAAGCGCTGGCAGTGGCCGACCAGAGCCGTGCGCGAACGCTGGAGCAGGGGCTAGGTCTTTCCACAAGTAAGAGGACACTCAGCCCTCTCTTGCAGGCTCGAACAGTGGCTCAGAAGTCCGATTCGACGCTCTTGTTTTACTGGCTCGACGAAAAACAATCGTACCTATGGGCAATAACTCCCAAGAAGGTAGCCCTCTATATCCTACCCGCGCGACGCGAAATAACCGATCGTGTTGAACGATACCGAAAAGTTCTGTTGGGGCCGAGTGACCCGTCCAGCTCTGGAAATGAGGATGGGCGTGCGCTGTATCGCATGCTTGTTGCTCCGGCTAGAGACCTGCTTCGTCCAAACTCGCAAGTCGTAGTTCTGGCTGACGGTGCATTGAGCAAGTTGAACTTTGAAACGCTCATTGTTTCCGACTCAGAAGTTGAGCCTCAGGCCTCACATTATTTGGTTGAGGATCTTACGTTACTCTCCGCTCCGTCCATGCTGGTGCTGGCAAATTCGCAGGCTGCGCGTAACGAAGATAAGAAGCTTCTGCTATTGGGAGATGCCGTTTCTCCAGGCCCGGAATATCCTAAGCTGCCGATGGCCGCCACCGAGATGGGTGAGATTGAGAAGCATTTTGCGCAGGGAGAGCAAACTGTCTTTTCTCGCGAACAGGCCACAGCGCACGCGTATTTTCAAAGTGCGCCGGAACACTATGGCTATATACACTTTGTGGCCCATGCAGTGGCGAGCAATACCGCTCCCCTGGACTCAGCAATTCTGCTTTCACGCAATACATCGTCTCAAGACGACTCCTTCAAGCTGTATGCAAGACAAATCCTGCAGCGTCCGATCCATGCGGAGCTGGTAACGATCTCTGCGTGTTACGGCAGCGGGATGCGGTCGTATGCAGGGGAGGGACTTGTCGGCTTGTCCTGGGCCTTTCTGCGTGCTGGAGCCCACAACGTGATTGGTGCGTTGTGGGAAGTGAGCGACGAATCGACGCCGCAGCTGATGGGTGGTCTCTATCAGGGATTGGAAGCTGGCTTAAGTCCCCCGGACGCGCTCCGTCAGGCTAAATTGAAGCTTCTCCATTCGAATAGCAACTTTCGCAAACCATACTATTGGGGCCCCTTCCAGTTATATTCAGGCCTGTAA
- a CDS encoding WD40/YVTN/BNR-like repeat-containing protein: MKGSSYYLGAALAMGVCCSSLAQNTAQWTPYGPGGGDARSFAQDPSDHNHVYLGTLLGTVYESRDGGRSWVRLTQIENRNDLALDNLVVDRSDPRHLVVGAWVLGKTDGGVYVSHDAGRTFTANAAMKGHSVRALSAAPSDAKVLVAGALDGVYRSEDGGETWNRISPIENKELHEVESIAIDPTDPKTIYAGTWHLPWKTVDGGANWTQMTKGIVDDSDVFSIIVDQANAQNVYLSACSGIYRSTDKGASYTKVKGIPSTARRTRVLMEDPKQPNVVFAGTTEGIWRTEDAGQTFARNGDLAWTVNDIAVDASDSNHVLLATDRHGVLLSNDGGKSFTQSNQGFSARQVTAMLTDEAHPQWLYVGVLNDKTAGGVFVSEDGGEHWKQKSEGLKGADVLSLSQAPNGTLLAGTVRGLYRMEGEVWKASGMVSPLQPEPIPDKQIKRGKRIVTIKARQPRPKPAVETTARVDSMSVSGSSVFATLPDGVIVSQDEGRHWNHIRTAAGVPLHSVAATGKRVLAAGGDKLLLSVDGGVSFRAITLPSGLAETWATAVDDMERLWIAGRGGLFYSEDEGATWKIHKNLYLTSASGLYFDRAGGRVLVTPGDPETKVYAVNTSAMTVTSWDAGWSVKQVRPVGERLAGATTYEGVVLQPKAANSDTAVAERQ; the protein is encoded by the coding sequence ATGAAGGGCTCTTCGTATTACCTGGGTGCTGCATTAGCGATGGGAGTTTGCTGTTCTTCACTGGCACAAAATACCGCACAGTGGACACCATATGGGCCGGGCGGAGGGGACGCCCGGTCGTTTGCGCAGGATCCCTCGGACCATAACCACGTCTACCTTGGAACCTTGCTGGGAACAGTCTATGAGTCCCGTGACGGAGGCAGGAGCTGGGTTCGACTGACACAGATCGAAAATCGAAATGACCTGGCTTTGGACAACCTGGTGGTGGACAGGAGTGACCCCAGGCATCTGGTGGTGGGCGCGTGGGTGCTAGGTAAGACTGATGGAGGCGTGTATGTTTCGCATGATGCCGGCCGTACCTTCACGGCGAACGCAGCGATGAAGGGGCATTCGGTGCGGGCATTGAGCGCGGCTCCTTCGGACGCGAAGGTGCTGGTCGCGGGCGCTCTGGATGGGGTGTATCGATCGGAAGATGGCGGCGAGACGTGGAACCGTATCTCGCCGATAGAGAACAAAGAACTTCATGAGGTGGAGTCGATTGCGATTGATCCCACTGACCCGAAGACGATCTACGCGGGAACCTGGCATCTGCCGTGGAAGACGGTCGATGGAGGAGCGAACTGGACACAGATGACGAAGGGCATCGTTGATGACTCGGATGTCTTTTCAATCATCGTGGACCAGGCGAATGCGCAGAATGTCTATCTCTCTGCTTGTTCCGGAATCTATCGCAGCACAGATAAGGGAGCGAGCTATACGAAGGTGAAGGGTATTCCCTCGACGGCCCGAAGGACTCGTGTGCTGATGGAGGATCCAAAGCAGCCGAACGTGGTGTTTGCCGGAACGACTGAGGGGATCTGGCGCACAGAGGATGCGGGGCAGACGTTTGCCCGCAATGGAGACTTGGCCTGGACCGTGAATGATATCGCCGTGGATGCGTCGGACAGCAATCATGTTCTTTTGGCTACGGACCGACATGGGGTGCTGCTGTCCAACGATGGCGGCAAGAGCTTTACGCAATCGAACCAAGGATTCTCAGCGCGTCAGGTAACAGCAATGCTGACCGATGAAGCCCATCCGCAGTGGCTGTATGTTGGCGTCTTGAATGACAAGACCGCGGGCGGCGTGTTCGTGAGCGAAGACGGCGGGGAACACTGGAAGCAGAAGAGCGAAGGGCTGAAAGGCGCGGATGTACTGTCGCTGTCGCAGGCGCCGAATGGAACACTGCTCGCCGGAACGGTACGTGGGCTTTACCGGATGGAGGGCGAGGTGTGGAAAGCATCGGGAATGGTTTCTCCTCTACAGCCTGAACCAATTCCGGACAAGCAGATCAAGCGCGGCAAACGCATTGTCACGATCAAGGCTCGTCAGCCGCGGCCGAAGCCTGCGGTGGAGACGACGGCGCGCGTGGATTCGATGAGTGTGTCAGGCAGCTCCGTTTTTGCGACCTTGCCCGATGGGGTAATCGTGTCGCAGGACGAGGGACGGCACTGGAATCACATTCGAACCGCAGCGGGCGTGCCGCTTCACAGTGTTGCAGCGACCGGGAAGCGGGTCCTGGCAGCGGGTGGGGACAAGCTGCTGCTGTCTGTGGATGGAGGAGTGAGCTTCCGTGCGATAACGCTACCGTCAGGTCTGGCCGAAACCTGGGCCACGGCCGTGGATGACATGGAGCGCTTGTGGATTGCCGGCAGAGGCGGGTTGTTTTATTCCGAGGACGAAGGCGCCACGTGGAAGATCCATAAGAACCTGTACCTGACGAGCGCGAGCGGCCTGTACTTCGATCGGGCCGGTGGCCGTGTGCTGGTAACGCCAGGAGACCCGGAGACCAAGGTCTATGCGGTAAATACAAGCGCGATGACGGTGACGAGCTGGGATGCAGGGTGGTCTGTAAAGCAGGTACGTCCGGTCGGCGAACGGCTTGCAGGAGCAACGACGTACGAAGGTGTGGTGCTACAACCGAAAGCGGCGAACAGTGATACGGCGGTGGCTGAAAGGCAGTAG
- a CDS encoding VOC family protein codes for MALKRMDNVGIVVDELEETIEFFRELGLELEGRATIEGEWAGRVTGLGDQRVEIAMMRTPDGHSRLELSRFLTPPVVADHRNAPVNALGYLRVMFAVDDIDETLERLRNRGAQLVGEVVRYQDSYRLCYIRGPEGILIGIAQELR; via the coding sequence ATGGCGCTCAAACGGATGGACAACGTAGGAATCGTGGTCGATGAACTCGAAGAGACCATTGAGTTCTTTCGAGAGCTCGGACTCGAGCTCGAAGGACGGGCTACGATCGAAGGCGAATGGGCAGGACGTGTCACCGGACTCGGCGATCAGCGCGTCGAGATCGCCATGATGCGCACGCCGGACGGCCACAGCCGTCTCGAACTCTCTCGCTTCCTCACGCCGCCTGTCGTGGCGGATCATCGCAACGCCCCAGTGAATGCTCTAGGCTACCTGCGCGTCATGTTCGCCGTCGATGACATCGACGAGACGCTTGAAAGGCTTCGCAATCGGGGCGCGCAGCTCGTGGGAGAAGTCGTCCGGTATCAGGACTCGTATCGGCTTTGCTACATCCGCGGGCCTGAAGGGATTCTGATCGGGATCGCCCAGGAACTCCGCTAA
- a CDS encoding TIGR03435 family protein: MPLPPDADPSFEVATIKPSDTTAPHGTGIRSNGNRVAAFNFSIGELIAYSYGLHAKQIIAEASFPLGTHFDIEGVPNFVGHPNITQSRRMFQRLLVSRFKLEFRYESRELSAYVIQVAKGGPKLVQTTRKPSDRTGFSYNCQVVLTVRNASIADVARGMQEAFMDKPVVDQTGLHDRYDFDLKWTPDESQSYCPVDSSHSNNDPEAPPGLYTAIQEQIGLKLVPTKASVQVMVIDHIEAPSEN; this comes from the coding sequence GTGCCGCTGCCACCCGACGCAGATCCCTCGTTTGAAGTTGCCACTATCAAACCAAGTGACACCACTGCTCCGCACGGCACGGGCATTCGGAGCAACGGCAACCGCGTTGCTGCGTTTAATTTCTCCATCGGCGAGCTCATTGCTTATTCCTATGGTCTTCACGCGAAGCAAATTATCGCCGAAGCGTCATTTCCTCTTGGCACACATTTTGATATCGAAGGTGTACCTAATTTCGTTGGTCATCCGAACATCACACAATCACGACGGATGTTTCAAAGGCTGCTTGTTTCTCGTTTCAAGCTTGAGTTTCGCTATGAATCCCGCGAGCTTTCGGCATACGTGATCCAAGTTGCCAAAGGGGGACCCAAGCTCGTACAGACTACGCGGAAGCCCAGCGATCGCACAGGCTTCTCTTACAACTGCCAGGTCGTCCTCACCGTCCGGAATGCTTCTATTGCCGACGTAGCGAGAGGCATGCAAGAGGCCTTCATGGACAAACCCGTCGTCGATCAAACCGGCCTGCATGACCGATACGACTTCGACCTCAAGTGGACGCCTGATGAATCACAGAGCTACTGTCCCGTCGATTCGTCGCACTCCAATAACGATCCCGAGGCTCCTCCGGGGCTTTACACCGCGATTCAAGAACAGATTGGGCTGAAGCTTGTTCCCACAAAAGCCTCGGTACAAGTGATGGTCATCGACCACATTGAAGCGCCCTCTGAAAACTAG